In Pseudorasbora parva isolate DD20220531a chromosome 9, ASM2467924v1, whole genome shotgun sequence, the following proteins share a genomic window:
- the ptger4c gene encoding prostaglandin E receptor 4 (subtype EP4) c, producing MNDSLLDLGFNVSEVLVPLANSSSRALRLDYRSLVTSATMFGVGVLGNLVAIVVLCITKKEQKETTFYTLVCGMAITDLLGTCFTSPVVIATYIAGRWPGGALLCNFFSFSMLFFGSAGMSILCAMSVERYLAINHAYFYSQHVDRGMARFALMATYLANIVLCIMPSFGFGKHKRHFPGTWCFLDWRAMDSVGAAYTFLYGGFMLLLIAITVLCNFAVCRSLVGMSKMSRMVNQVRADVSGQRRFKITSAAEIQMFWLLIFMTIVFLICSIPLVVRIFINQLYDPAYISSGGSPDYRSDLLAIRFASFNPILDPWVYILCRKNLLTKGCTRLKRTIRLRKGDHSHVLGWTDGQHSPPSFAQSNCTSYASLGTAICRNDVGKQTCTNTISYVDLTLRQAWDFDTALAEFHPFSIEQNAVIGFDEDEGASSPKLLSKTVVALPATDILEIKLK from the exons ATGAATGATTCACTGTTGGACCTGGGTTTCAAtgtgtcagaagttctcgtgCCTCTCGCCAACAGCTCGTCTCGTGCCTTGCGCCTGGACTATCGCTCTCTCGTCACTTCGGCTACAATGTTTGGCGTTGGAGTCCTCGGAAACCTCGTGGCGATCGTGGTGCTTTGCATCACCAAAAAGGAACAGAAGGAGACCACCTTCTACACTCTGGTGTGCGGGATGGCCATTACGGACCTGCTGGGCACCTGTTTCACCAGCCCGGTGGTCATCGCCACTTACATCGCCGGCAGGTGGCCGGGCGGAGCGCTCCTATGCAATTTCTTCTCCTTCTCCATGCTGTTTTTCGGCTCGGCTGGGATGTCTATTCTGTGCGCGATGTCAGTGGAGAGATATCTGGCCATCAACCACGCGTACTTCTACTCTCAACATGTGGACCGGGGAATGGCTCGGTTCGCGCTGATGGCGACGTATCTAGCCAATATCGTGTTGTGCATCATGCCCAGTTTTGGTTTCGGAAAACACAAGAGACACTTTCCCGGAACTTGGTGCTTCTTGGACTGGCGCGCCATGGACTCCGTCGGCGCCGCGTACACGTTTCTGTACGGAGGTTTCATGCTGCTGTTGATCGCCATCACCGTCCTGTGTAATTTCGCTGTGTGTCGTTCGCTGGTCGGGATGAGTAAAATGAGTCGTATGGTGAACCAGGTGAGGGCAGATGTATCCGGACAGCGCAGATTCAAAATCACTTCTGCTGCGGAGATCCAGATGTTCTGGCTGTTAATATTCATGACGATCGTGTTCCTGATATGCTCCATCCCTTTAGTG GTGCGCATTTTCATCAACCAGCTGTATGATCCTGCTTACATATCGTCAGGCGGAAGTCCAGACTATCGCAGTGATCTCCTGGCCATTAGATTCGCCTCCTTCAACCCTATCCTGGATCCGTGGGTGTATATTCTGTGCAGGAAAAACCTATTAACCAAAGGTTGCACGCGACTCAAGCGTACTATCAGACTGAGGAAAGGGGATCATAGTCATGTTTTGGGTTGGACGGACGGTCAGCACTCACCTCCGTCATTTGCGCAAAGCAATTGCACAAGTTACGCATCGTTGGGCACAGCCATCTGTAGAAATGACGTGGGTAAACAGACCTGCACGAACACTATATCTTATGTGGACTTAACCCTTCGCCAGGCATGGGACTTTGATACAGCATTGGCTGAGTTTCATCCTTTTAGCATCGAACAGAACGCTGTCATTGGTTTTGATGAAGACGAAGGAGCATCAAGCCCCAAACTCCTCAGCAAGACTGTTGTGGCTCTTCCGGCCACTGACATATtagaaataaaactgaaatag
- the LOC137090210 gene encoding neurturin, with protein MPAMPSVTNTSCHRKRWQVLVWVVMSLLPLAAGGRSRLQAESEAAVGFAGAGVEEPPLEAFPNIEEEIEEGSDSPWHGLFEPSVLIEDDQQLARWERSPRSPDTSDIQTKGARKKKKKKEKEEKRKKEKSSRGRHSSRDCRMEKREMRVRDLGMGFDSDEIVLFKFCVGSCQRSRGNYDLALRALLANGSLPKRTARKVSAHPCCRPTGYEPVSFMDASTTWRTIKSLSAADCECVG; from the exons ATGCCAGCCATGCCATCAGTCACAAACACATCATGTCACAGGAAACGCTGGCAG GTGCTTGTATGGGTTGTGATGTCTCTACTGCCGCTAGCAGCAGGAGGCAGGTCGCGTTTACAAGCAGAATCCGAAGCTGCGGTGGGATTTGCTGGTGCTGGCGTAGAGGAGCCACCTTTAGAGGCTTTTCCAAATATTGAGGAAGAGATTGAGGAGGGCAGTGACTCCCCGTGGCATGGCCTGTTCG AGCCATCTGTTCTCATCGAGGATGACCAGCAGCTTGCAAGATGGGAACGTTCCCCCCGCTCACCGGATACCTCTGATATACAGACCAAAGGTGCGCgcaagaaaaagaagaaaaaagagaaggaggaaaagagaaagaaagagaagagcAGCAGGGGACGTCATAGCAGTCGGGACTGTCGCATGGAGAAACGTGAGATGCGCGTACGGGACCTGGGCATGGGCTTCGACTCGGACGAGATTGTCCTCTTCAAGTTCTGCGTCGGCTCCTGCCAGAGGTCTCGAGGAAACTACGACTTGGCTCTGCGTGCTCTGCTGGCCAACGGTAGTCTTCCCAAGCGCACCGCCAGGAAGGTTAGTGCACACCCTTGCTGCCGCCCCACAGGCTATGAACCGGTGTCCTTCATGGATGCTTCGACAACCTGGCGAACCATCAAGTCCCTCTCTGCAGCGGACTGTGAGTGCGTGGGATGA